A genomic region of Strigops habroptila isolate Jane chromosome 20, bStrHab1.2.pri, whole genome shotgun sequence contains the following coding sequences:
- the LOC115618274 gene encoding perilipin-3-like isoform X3 — protein MSSNNSVPREDGPELKSVVSRVASLALVSCACGAVSTAYSSTKESHPYVRSVCDAAEKGVKTLTAAAVSGAQPILTKLEPQLSTANEYACKGLDKLEEKLPILQQPPQRVVAGTWALVSCTVGLARGAVQGGMARTCSVLSTGVSTVAGSRVGQMLATGMDTVLGKSEELVERYLPGTDEEPAAAGAEVAAPGQQRRWQSYFVRVGSLSAKLRHRALRRSLEELQRVRHSAQHVLAQLHRAIELIEQMRQGMDGPLYGTRQRLHRMWLEWSQQEAVPMEESEVEARTLAMLRGLLHQLHAACARLAAGIRGLPSSVQETAGHVRHSVEGVQASLSHARSFHDLSELVLAQSRETVLRAQLSIDELLEHVGQHTPLPWLVGPFAPALVEYPEDVPVEMAKWEGCDTVEGTHHVPAAPRLNQR, from the exons ATGTCATCCAACAACTCTGTGCCCCGAGAGGATGGGCCGGAGCTGAAG AGCGTGGTGAGCCGGGTGGCCAGCCTGGCCCTGGTGAGCTGTGCCTGCGGCGCCGTGTCCACGGCGTACAGCTCCACCAAGGAGAGCCACCCCTACGTGCGCTCCGTCTGCGACGCCGCCGAGAAGGGGGTGAAGACGCTGACAGCGGCGGCGGTCAGTGGGGCACAGCCCATCCTCACCAAGCTGGAGCCGCAGC TGTCCACCGCCAACGAATACGCCTGCAAAGGGCTGGACAAACTGGAGGAGAAGCTGcccatcctgcagcagcccccGCAGAGG GTGGTGGCAGGGACCTGGGCGCTGGTGTCCTGCACCGTGGGGCTGGCGCGCGGCGCGGTGCAGGGCGGCATGGCCAGGACGTGCTCGGTGCTCAGCACCGGCGTCAGCACCGTGGCGGGGTCCCGCGTGGGCCAGATGCTGGCAACGGGGATGGACACGGTGCTGGGCAAGTCGGAGGAGCTGGTGGAGCGATACCTGCCTGGGACGGACGAGGAGCCGG cggcggcgggcgcAGAGGTGGCAGCACCGGGGCAGCAGAGGCGGTGGCAGAGCTACTTTGTCCGTGTGGGCTCGCTCTCGGCAAAGCTGCGGCACCGGGCGCTGCGGCGCTcgctggaggagctgcagcgGGTACGGCACAGCGCCCAGCACGTCCTGGCCCAGCTCCACCGCGCCATCGAGCTG ATCGAGCAGATGCGGCAGGGCATGGACGGGCCCCTGTACGGCACCCGGCAGCGGCTCCACCGCATGTGGCTGGAGTGGAGCCAGCAGGAGGCTGTGCCCATGGAGGAGAGCGAG GTAGAGGCGCGGACCCTGGCCATGCTGCGGGGgctcctgcaccagctccacGCCGCCTGCGCCCGCCTGGCCGCCGGCATCCGGGGCCTGCCCAGCAGCGTGCAGGAGACGGCGGGACACGTCCGGCACAGCGTGGAGGGCGTCCAGGCGTCCCTGTCCCACGCCCGCTCCTTCCATGACCTGTCGGAGCTGGTGCTGGCGCAGAGCAGGGAGACGGTGCTGCGGGCGCAGCTGAGCATCGACGAGCTGCTGGAGCACGTGGGGCAACACACGCCCCTGCCCTGGCTCGTGGGGCCCTTCGCCCCAGCCCTGGTCGAGTACCCGGAGGATGTCCCTGTGGAGATGGCCAAGTGGGAGGGTTGTGACACTGTGGAGGGGACGCACCATGTCCCCGCTGCCCCACGGCTCAACCAGCGCTGA
- the LRG1 gene encoding leucine-rich alpha-2-glycoprotein: protein MMPPGRILLLVLVLLPPGPAAPCSPQPNATRFVCTEPTLRTFPAGLPRTTLAISVEFTALAALLPTALVPVPRLQELHLSSNLLATLPAALLRPVPALRVLDLTNNLLLDLPTDIFISNEHLQHLVLRGNRLRALRPAWFQHLPRLLWLDLGANALAEVPPEVFHPLHSLRSLDLSHNLLAALPPGALAGLRALEQLDLEGNRLLTLPPASFAPAPALRLLFLQDNELRELPARIFLPLRHLRVLDLARNRLRALELPPRAPGPALELDMSGNPWDCGCALLAMLRRVAPRVTAAADTRCASPAHRRGQEVAALSGAGDTGCEHKGDGQHPPGP from the coding sequence ATGATGCCACCGGGACggatcctgctgctggtgctggttcTGCTGCCGCCGGGTCCCGCCGCGCCGTGCTCCCCCCAGCCCAACGCCACCCGGTTCGTCTGCACGGAGCCCACGCTGCGGACCTTCCCCGCGGGGCTGCCCCGCACTACGCTGGCCATCTCGGTGGAGTTCACGGCGCTCGCCGCCCTCCTGCCCACGGCGCTGGTGCCGGTGCCGCGCCTGCAGGAGCTACACCTCTCCTCCAACCTCCTGGCCACGCTGCCCGCAGCGCTGCTGCGTCCCGTGCCCGCGCTGCGCGTCCTCGACCTGACCAACAACCTCCTGCTCGACCTCCCCACCGACATCTTCATCAGCAATGAGCACCTCCAGCACTTGGTGCTGCGCGGGAACCGGCTGCGGGCGCTGCGTCCCGCGTGGTTCCAGCACCTTCCCCGCTTGCTCTGGCTCGACCTGGGTGCCAACGCGCTGGCGGAGGTGCCACCGGAGGTTTTCCACCCGCTGCATTCCCTACGGAGCCTGGATCTGTCCCACAACCTCCTTGCGGCTCTGCCACCGGGAGCGCTGGCCGGGCTGCGGGCGCTGGAGCAGCTCGACCTGGAGGGGAACCGGCTGCTCACGCTGCCGCCCGCCTCCTTCGCGCCCGCGCCCGCCCTGCGCCTGCTCTTCCTGCAGGATAACGAGCTGCGGGAGCTGCCCGCCCGCATCTTCCTCCCGCTGCGCCACCTCCGTGTCCTCGACCTGGCGCGGAACCGGCTGCGGGCGCTGGAGCTGCCCCCCCgcgcccccggccccgcgctggAGCTGGACATGTCGGGCAACCCCTGGGACTGCGGGTGCGCGCTGCTGGCGATGCTGCGGAGGGTGGCCCCGCGGGTCACCGCTGCCGCTGACACCCGCTGTGCCAGCCCCGCTCACCGCCgggggcaggaggtggctgccCTGAGCGGGGCTGGGGACACGGGCTGTGAGCACAAGGGGGACGGGCAGCACCCGCCGGGCCCATAG
- the LOC115618275 gene encoding perilipin-3-like, whose protein sequence is MATSEPETAQPKAEEQQSIGMRVANLPLVSSAYGMVSTAYSSTKESHPYVRSVCDAAEKGVKTLTAAAVSGAQPILTKLEPQLSTANEYACKGLDKLEEKLPILQQPPEKLISDTKQLVTSTVTGAKDVLTSTMAGAKDAVTSRVTGVMDMTKGAVQGSVELTKSAVSSGVSTVMGSTVGQMVVSGMGSVLEKSEELVDHYLPMTDEELAKLATAVEGFEPEQQKQQQSYFVRLGSLSTKLRHRALQHSLGKLQSARHSSQDVLGQLQRTLDLVEQLKQGMDQKLQGGQEKLQQMWLEWSKKQPGSGKDLAPPEAVESGALALLQGLTQQLQSSCQPLVSSLQGLPASIQDTAGQVRHNVEGLRAALGSATSLQDVTGTALAQARAHATKARQLMDELVEHVAHNPPLTWLVGPFAPSGQNVVELEMK, encoded by the exons ATGGCCACCAGCGAGCCCGAGACGGCGCAGCCCaaggctgaggagcagcag AGCATCGGGATGCGGGTGGCCAACCTGCCCCTGGTGAGCTCTGCCTACGGGATGGTGTCCACGGCGTACAGCTCCACCAAGGAGAGCCACCCCTACGTGCGCTCCGTCTGCGACGCCGCCGAGAAGGGGGTGAAGACGCTGACGGCGGCGGCGGTCAGTGGGGCACAGCCCATCCTCACCAAGCTGGAGCCGCAGC TGTCCACTGCCAACGAATACGCCTGCAAAGGGCTGGACaagctggaggagaagctgcccatcctgcagcagcccccggAGAAG CTCATCTCAGACACCAAGCAGCTGGTGACCTCCACAGTGACGGGGGCCAAGGATGTCCTGACCAGCACCATGGCCGGGGCCAAGGACGCAGTGACCAGCCGGGTGACGGGTGTGATGGACATGACCAAAGGGGCCGTGCAGGGCAGCGTGGAGCTCACCAAGTCCGCGGTGAGCAGCGGTGTCAGCACCGTCATGGGCTCCACCGTGGGCCAGATGGTGGTGAGCGGCATGGGCTCCGTGCTGGAGAAGTCGGAGGAGCTGGTGGACCATTACCTGCCCATGACGGATGAGGAGCTGG CCAAGCTGGCCACGGCCGTGGAGGGCTTCGAGCcggagcagcagaagcagcagcagagctacTTCGTGCGCTTGGGCTCGCTCTCGACCAAGCTGCGGCACCGGGCGCTGCAGCACTCGCTGGGCAAGCTGCAGAGCGCCCGCCACAGCAGCCAGGACGTGCTGGGCCAGCTCCAGCGCACCCTCGACCTG GTGGAGCAGCTCAAGCAGGGCATGGACCAGAagctgcagggagggcaggagaagctgcagcagatgTGGTTGGAGTGGAGCAAGAAGCAACCGGGCAGTGGCAAGGACCTGGCGCCACCGGAG GCAGTGGAGTCGGGCGCgctggccctgctgcagggcttgacgcagcagctccagagctcctgccagcccctggTGTCCAGCCTGCAGGGGCTCCCCGCCAGCATCCAGGACACGGCGGGGCAGGTCCGGCACAACGTGGAGGGGCTGCGGGCGGCGCTCGGCTCCGCCACCTCCCTGCAGGACGTGACGGGCACCGCGCTGGCGCAAGCCCGTGCCCACGCCACCAAAGCGCGGCAGCTGATGGATGAGCTGGTGGAGCACGTGGCTCACAACCCCCCGTTGACCTGGCTGGTGGGACCCTTCGCCCCCTCGGGCCAGAACGTGGTGGAGCTGGAGATGAAGTAG
- the LOC115618274 gene encoding perilipin-3-like isoform X2: MSSNNSVPREDGPELKSVVSRVASLALVSCACGAVSTAYSSTKESHPYVRSVCDAAEKGVKTLTAAAVSGAQPILTKLEPQLSTANEYACKGLDKLEEKLPILQQPPQRVTSPPGEAGGAGAGLGAGTWRPCAVPSQVVAGTWALVSCTVGLARGAVQGGMARTCSVLSTGVSTVAGSRVGQMLATGMDTVLGKSEELVERYLPGTDEEPEVAAPGQQRRWQSYFVRVGSLSAKLRHRALRRSLEELQRVRHSAQHVLAQLHRAIELIEQMRQGMDGPLYGTRQRLHRMWLEWSQQEAVPMEESEVEARTLAMLRGLLHQLHAACARLAAGIRGLPSSVQETAGHVRHSVEGVQASLSHARSFHDLSELVLAQSRETVLRAQLSIDELLEHVGQHTPLPWLVGPFAPALVEYPEDVPVEMAKWEGCDTVEGTHHVPAAPRLNQR, from the exons ATGTCATCCAACAACTCTGTGCCCCGAGAGGATGGGCCGGAGCTGAAG AGCGTGGTGAGCCGGGTGGCCAGCCTGGCCCTGGTGAGCTGTGCCTGCGGCGCCGTGTCCACGGCGTACAGCTCCACCAAGGAGAGCCACCCCTACGTGCGCTCCGTCTGCGACGCCGCCGAGAAGGGGGTGAAGACGCTGACAGCGGCGGCGGTCAGTGGGGCACAGCCCATCCTCACCAAGCTGGAGCCGCAGC TGTCCACCGCCAACGAATACGCCTGCAAAGGGCTGGACAAACTGGAGGAGAAGCTGcccatcctgcagcagcccccGCAGAGGGTAACGTCTCCCCCGGGTGAGGCGGGGGGGGCCGGCGCTGGGCTCGGTGCTGGCACATGGCGCCCCTGTGCTGTCCCCTCCCAGGTGGTGGCAGGGACCTGGGCGCTGGTGTCCTGCACCGTGGGGCTGGCGCGCGGCGCGGTGCAGGGCGGCATGGCCAGGACGTGCTCGGTGCTCAGCACCGGCGTCAGCACCGTGGCGGGGTCCCGCGTGGGCCAGATGCTGGCAACGGGGATGGACACGGTGCTGGGCAAGTCGGAGGAGCTGGTGGAGCGATACCTGCCTGGGACGGACGAGGAGCCGG AGGTGGCAGCACCGGGGCAGCAGAGGCGGTGGCAGAGCTACTTTGTCCGTGTGGGCTCGCTCTCGGCAAAGCTGCGGCACCGGGCGCTGCGGCGCTcgctggaggagctgcagcgGGTACGGCACAGCGCCCAGCACGTCCTGGCCCAGCTCCACCGCGCCATCGAGCTG ATCGAGCAGATGCGGCAGGGCATGGACGGGCCCCTGTACGGCACCCGGCAGCGGCTCCACCGCATGTGGCTGGAGTGGAGCCAGCAGGAGGCTGTGCCCATGGAGGAGAGCGAG GTAGAGGCGCGGACCCTGGCCATGCTGCGGGGgctcctgcaccagctccacGCCGCCTGCGCCCGCCTGGCCGCCGGCATCCGGGGCCTGCCCAGCAGCGTGCAGGAGACGGCGGGACACGTCCGGCACAGCGTGGAGGGCGTCCAGGCGTCCCTGTCCCACGCCCGCTCCTTCCATGACCTGTCGGAGCTGGTGCTGGCGCAGAGCAGGGAGACGGTGCTGCGGGCGCAGCTGAGCATCGACGAGCTGCTGGAGCACGTGGGGCAACACACGCCCCTGCCCTGGCTCGTGGGGCCCTTCGCCCCAGCCCTGGTCGAGTACCCGGAGGATGTCCCTGTGGAGATGGCCAAGTGGGAGGGTTGTGACACTGTGGAGGGGACGCACCATGTCCCCGCTGCCCCACGGCTCAACCAGCGCTGA
- the LOC115618274 gene encoding perilipin-3-like isoform X1: protein MSSNNSVPREDGPELKSVVSRVASLALVSCACGAVSTAYSSTKESHPYVRSVCDAAEKGVKTLTAAAVSGAQPILTKLEPQLSTANEYACKGLDKLEEKLPILQQPPQRVTSPPGEAGGAGAGLGAGTWRPCAVPSQVVAGTWALVSCTVGLARGAVQGGMARTCSVLSTGVSTVAGSRVGQMLATGMDTVLGKSEELVERYLPGTDEEPAAAGAEVAAPGQQRRWQSYFVRVGSLSAKLRHRALRRSLEELQRVRHSAQHVLAQLHRAIELIEQMRQGMDGPLYGTRQRLHRMWLEWSQQEAVPMEESEVEARTLAMLRGLLHQLHAACARLAAGIRGLPSSVQETAGHVRHSVEGVQASLSHARSFHDLSELVLAQSRETVLRAQLSIDELLEHVGQHTPLPWLVGPFAPALVEYPEDVPVEMAKWEGCDTVEGTHHVPAAPRLNQR from the exons ATGTCATCCAACAACTCTGTGCCCCGAGAGGATGGGCCGGAGCTGAAG AGCGTGGTGAGCCGGGTGGCCAGCCTGGCCCTGGTGAGCTGTGCCTGCGGCGCCGTGTCCACGGCGTACAGCTCCACCAAGGAGAGCCACCCCTACGTGCGCTCCGTCTGCGACGCCGCCGAGAAGGGGGTGAAGACGCTGACAGCGGCGGCGGTCAGTGGGGCACAGCCCATCCTCACCAAGCTGGAGCCGCAGC TGTCCACCGCCAACGAATACGCCTGCAAAGGGCTGGACAAACTGGAGGAGAAGCTGcccatcctgcagcagcccccGCAGAGGGTAACGTCTCCCCCGGGTGAGGCGGGGGGGGCCGGCGCTGGGCTCGGTGCTGGCACATGGCGCCCCTGTGCTGTCCCCTCCCAGGTGGTGGCAGGGACCTGGGCGCTGGTGTCCTGCACCGTGGGGCTGGCGCGCGGCGCGGTGCAGGGCGGCATGGCCAGGACGTGCTCGGTGCTCAGCACCGGCGTCAGCACCGTGGCGGGGTCCCGCGTGGGCCAGATGCTGGCAACGGGGATGGACACGGTGCTGGGCAAGTCGGAGGAGCTGGTGGAGCGATACCTGCCTGGGACGGACGAGGAGCCGG cggcggcgggcgcAGAGGTGGCAGCACCGGGGCAGCAGAGGCGGTGGCAGAGCTACTTTGTCCGTGTGGGCTCGCTCTCGGCAAAGCTGCGGCACCGGGCGCTGCGGCGCTcgctggaggagctgcagcgGGTACGGCACAGCGCCCAGCACGTCCTGGCCCAGCTCCACCGCGCCATCGAGCTG ATCGAGCAGATGCGGCAGGGCATGGACGGGCCCCTGTACGGCACCCGGCAGCGGCTCCACCGCATGTGGCTGGAGTGGAGCCAGCAGGAGGCTGTGCCCATGGAGGAGAGCGAG GTAGAGGCGCGGACCCTGGCCATGCTGCGGGGgctcctgcaccagctccacGCCGCCTGCGCCCGCCTGGCCGCCGGCATCCGGGGCCTGCCCAGCAGCGTGCAGGAGACGGCGGGACACGTCCGGCACAGCGTGGAGGGCGTCCAGGCGTCCCTGTCCCACGCCCGCTCCTTCCATGACCTGTCGGAGCTGGTGCTGGCGCAGAGCAGGGAGACGGTGCTGCGGGCGCAGCTGAGCATCGACGAGCTGCTGGAGCACGTGGGGCAACACACGCCCCTGCCCTGGCTCGTGGGGCCCTTCGCCCCAGCCCTGGTCGAGTACCCGGAGGATGTCCCTGTGGAGATGGCCAAGTGGGAGGGTTGTGACACTGTGGAGGGGACGCACCATGTCCCCGCTGCCCCACGGCTCAACCAGCGCTGA